A genomic window from Xenorhabdus cabanillasii includes:
- a CDS encoding methyltransferase — protein sequence MSKYREAVVEELLERHESVLQNITFSLNGMTWDLMPGVYAPHLTRGALLYPNWLQFNQETRFCEIGCGMGYLSVLVALTGCKHVLATDISSVAVENTLSNVKRHGVQEQVEVIQSNLFNEIETGRQFDIIFWNSSFVDGLPQRPESELNSAIYDYGYETHKRFLTEAFNYLSPMGKVLLGFTDLGDFNKLCREAERLNRHISILRAAYVDTKLGGLTYQLLEITKKLKAK from the coding sequence ATGAGTAAATATCGAGAGGCAGTTGTAGAAGAGTTATTAGAACGTCATGAAAGTGTGCTGCAAAACATCACCTTTTCATTGAACGGAATGACTTGGGATTTAATGCCTGGTGTGTATGCGCCACACTTAACGAGAGGTGCATTACTTTATCCGAATTGGCTGCAATTCAATCAAGAAACAAGATTTTGTGAGATAGGTTGTGGAATGGGATATCTTTCCGTTTTAGTAGCACTTACTGGTTGTAAGCATGTCCTAGCTACAGATATATCATCCGTTGCAGTTGAAAACACATTAAGCAATGTTAAGAGACACGGTGTTCAGGAACAAGTTGAGGTGATACAAAGCAATCTATTTAATGAAATTGAAACTGGTAGACAATTTGACATCATTTTTTGGAATTCCAGTTTTGTAGATGGGTTACCACAGCGACCAGAATCAGAATTAAATTCGGCTATTTACGATTATGGATATGAAACGCACAAACGTTTTTTAACTGAAGCGTTTAATTATTTATCTCCTATGGGAAAGGTTTTATTAGGATTTACTGATCTAGGGGACTTCAATAAATTATGTCGTGAAGCAGAACGTTTGAATCGGCATATTTCTATTTTACGTGCAGCTTATGTAGATACTAAACTAGGTGGCTTAACTTATCAATTACTTGAAATAACAAAAAAGTTGAAAGCAAAATAA
- a CDS encoding acyl carrier protein, translating into MEINSIELTESIKTLIIELSPIEIHDLKGDEHLVDQLGYQSLSMAELAFALEDKFKLAPIDRATAHRIQTVDNIIAYIEEQIKREGNIYYD; encoded by the coding sequence ATGGAAATCAATAGCATTGAACTTACAGAATCAATCAAAACATTGATTATTGAACTTAGCCCAATCGAAATTCATGATTTAAAGGGAGATGAACATTTAGTTGATCAACTAGGATACCAATCTTTATCCATGGCAGAGCTAGCGTTTGCATTAGAAGACAAGTTTAAATTAGCCCCCATTGATAGAGCGACTGCTCACAGAATTCAAACAGTAGACAACATCATTGCCTACATTGAAGAGCAAATAAAACGAGAAGGGAATATTTATTATGATTGA